In Eucalyptus grandis isolate ANBG69807.140 chromosome 4, ASM1654582v1, whole genome shotgun sequence, the following proteins share a genomic window:
- the LOC104441716 gene encoding 1-aminocyclopropane-1-carboxylate synthase: MSYVSSNRKPLLSRKATNDGHAEKSPYFDGWKAYDKDPFHPTQNPSGVIQMGLAEHQLCFDLVQEWLVSNPEASICTKEGVDKFRDIALFQDYHGLPAFRNAVAKFMGRVRGDKVKFDPDRIVMSGGATGAHEMITFCLADPGDAFLVPTPYYAGFDRDLCWRTEARLLPVVCHSSNNFKVTRKALEEAYAKAVEANISVKGLLLTNPSNPLGTILDRDTLREAMSFINEKNIHLICDEIYAATVFRQPDFISIAEIIEEDQEYNRNLVHIIYSLSKDMGFPGFRVGIVYSYNDAVVECGRRMSSFGLVSSQTQYLIASMLSDDQFIGKFLLESAERLETRHKNFTDGLHQVGIKCLNGNAGLFLWMDLRELLMESTVEAETALWRGIINEFKLNVSPGSSFHCSEPGWFRVCIANMNEETMKVALARIREFVRRNGDKLNRKEKCRQSDLRLRLSFRRMDDVLRSPCIMSPHSPIPQSPLVRTRT, from the exons ATGAGTTACGTTTCAAGCAACAGAAAGCCACTGTTGTCTCGGAAAGCAACCAACGACGGTCATGCCGAGAAGTCTCCCTATTTCGATGGGTGGAAGGCCTACGACAAGGACCCATTTCATCCTACGCAGAATCCCAGTGGTGTCATCCAAATGGGTCTTGCAGAACATcag CTCTGTTTCGACTTGGTTCAAGAATGGCTCGTCAGCAACCCAGAAGCCTCCATCTGCACTAAGGAAGGAGTGGACAAATTCAGGGACATTGCCCTCTTTCAGGATTATCATGGCTTGCCCGCGTTCAGAAAC GCTGTGGCGAAGTTCATGGGGAGAGTGAGGGGGGACAAGGTCAAGTTTGATCCCGACCGGATTGTCATGAGCGGGGGAGCCACAGGAGCTCACGAGATGATCACATTCTGCCTGGCTGATCCTGGCGATGCGTTCTTGGTGCCAACCCCTTACTATGCAGG ATTTGATCGAGATTTGTGTTGGAGGACTGAAGCACGACTTCTCCCGGTAGTCTGTCACAGCTCTAACAATTTCAAGGTCACCAGGAAGGCTTTGGAAGAAGCATACGCAAAAGCTGTTGAGGCCAACATCAGCGTAAAAGGGTTGCTCTTAACCAATCCATCAAACCCACTAGGGACCATCTTAGACCGAGACACGTTGAGAGAAGCCATGAGCTTCATCAACGAGAAGAACATCCACCTCATTTGCGATGAGATATATGCTGCTACAGTCTTTCGTCAGCCTGATTTCATAAGCATCGCAGAGATAATCGAGGAAGATCAAGAATACAATCGCAACCTCGTGCATATAATTTATAGCCTCTCAAAAGATATGGGTTTCCCTGGCTTCAGGGTTGGGATTGTGTATTCATACAATGATGCCGTGGTGGAGTGCGGCCGGAGGATGTCCAGCTTCGGTCTAGTATCCTCCCAAACTCAGTACCTAATTGCATCCATGTTATCGGACGATCAGTTCATTGGGAAATTCCTGTTGGAGAGTGCGGAGAGGTTAGAGACGAGGCATAAGAATTTCACTGACGGACTTCATCAAGTAGGCATCAAGTGCTTGAACGGCAATGCGGGTCTCTTCTTATGGATGGATTTGAGGGAGCTCCTGATGGAGAGCACCGTAGAGGCAGAGACGGCTCTGTGGCGGGGCATAATTAACGAATTCAAGCTCAATGTCTCACCGGGTTCTTCCTTTCACTGCTCAGAGCCAGGATGGTTCAGAGTTTGCATTGCCAACATGAATGAGGAGACCATGAAGGTCGCTTTAGCACGAATCCGAGAGTTTGTGCGGAGGAATGGCGATAAGCTGAACAGGAAGGAGAAGTGCCGGCAGAGCGACCTAAGGCTCAGACTCTCGTTCCGAAGAATGGATGATGTGTTGAGGTCGCCCTGCATTATGTCCCCTCACTCGCCCATCCCTCAATCACCACTGGTTCGAACCAGAACTTGA